One Erythrobacter sp. SDW2 genomic region harbors:
- a CDS encoding ABC transporter ATP-binding protein, with protein sequence MPRDSLSLLLAIANQRQLTLVVALAVLGALTEGIGFVLLVPLLALVMGDGAGGGVLSPVSQWLAASGWQPSLAMLLAGFAALVALRALADYVRTMASMRLSIGIVDGLRARAFAALLAADWRTLSRMRQSENRAMLISEIDRTAIAIDQLGALVRIAVGLVAIGLAALAISPLVALVGAVAGVAVFALYGGLRRRARSLGEALSVQYRGLHGLLEENLDALRAIKSFGTEQAAQARVLEGFRSLREVRVRFTADTLLARSLLQVGGALVVALCVWLALERWQVPAIVILPLVALFARALPQLGALLDCWQVWAHAAPAVVAAERLIRETEAAAEQPPGQVADVPRLTRTIALEGISLAHREGIATLANVSLEIDAGETVALVGPSGAGKSTLADILGGLVAPDSGQVLIDGVPLDPARRHGWRRQVAYVDQSPVLFHGSVRDNLRWADPQASDAQLAEVLEMAAAGFVHQLPGGLDCPLGERGRQLSGGERQRIVLARALLRDPALLILDEATSALDSAADEAVAQAIAGLAGQRTIVIIGHRGALTDIAGRVVTLEAGRVVPGRRKA encoded by the coding sequence ATGCCGCGCGACAGCCTTTCCCTCCTGCTTGCCATCGCCAACCAGCGCCAGCTGACGCTGGTGGTCGCGCTGGCGGTGCTCGGCGCGCTGACCGAAGGCATCGGCTTCGTCCTGCTGGTGCCGCTGCTGGCACTGGTGATGGGCGATGGGGCAGGGGGCGGCGTTCTCTCGCCCGTCTCGCAATGGCTGGCAGCAAGCGGGTGGCAGCCCTCGCTGGCGATGCTGCTGGCGGGGTTCGCTGCGCTGGTGGCCTTGCGGGCCCTCGCCGACTACGTCCGCACCATGGCCTCGATGCGGCTTTCGATCGGGATCGTCGATGGCCTGCGTGCCCGTGCCTTCGCCGCCTTGTTGGCCGCCGATTGGCGCACGCTTTCGCGCATGCGGCAGAGCGAGAACCGAGCGATGCTGATTTCCGAGATTGACCGGACAGCCATCGCCATCGACCAGCTCGGCGCGCTGGTGCGGATTGCCGTCGGGCTCGTCGCCATCGGCCTTGCCGCGCTGGCGATTTCGCCGCTGGTGGCGCTGGTGGGAGCGGTTGCGGGAGTGGCGGTGTTCGCGCTCTACGGTGGACTGCGTCGGCGCGCCCGCAGCCTCGGCGAAGCGCTCAGCGTGCAATATCGCGGGCTGCACGGACTGCTCGAGGAAAACCTCGATGCGCTAAGGGCAATCAAGAGCTTCGGCACCGAGCAAGCGGCGCAGGCCCGCGTGCTCGAAGGATTCCGCTCGCTGCGCGAGGTCCGGGTCCGCTTCACCGCCGATACGCTGCTGGCCCGCTCGCTGTTGCAGGTCGGAGGCGCGCTGGTCGTAGCGCTGTGCGTGTGGCTGGCGCTCGAGCGCTGGCAGGTGCCCGCGATCGTCATCCTGCCGCTGGTGGCGCTGTTCGCCCGCGCCTTGCCGCAGCTCGGCGCCCTGCTCGATTGCTGGCAGGTCTGGGCCCACGCCGCGCCGGCGGTGGTGGCTGCCGAAAGATTGATCCGCGAAACCGAGGCTGCCGCCGAGCAACCTCCCGGACAGGTTGCAGACGTGCCGCGCCTGACCCGCACCATTGCCCTGGAAGGCATTTCGCTCGCCCACCGCGAAGGCATTGCAACACTCGCCAATGTCTCGCTGGAAATCGACGCGGGCGAAACGGTCGCGCTGGTTGGCCCCTCGGGCGCCGGCAAGAGTACGCTGGCCGATATCCTTGGCGGCCTTGTCGCGCCCGACAGCGGGCAGGTGCTGATCGACGGCGTTCCACTCGATCCGGCGCGGCGCCATGGCTGGCGGCGGCAGGTCGCCTATGTCGACCAGAGCCCGGTGCTGTTCCACGGCAGCGTGCGCGACAATCTGCGCTGGGCCGACCCGCAAGCGAGCGACGCGCAGCTGGCAGAAGTGCTCGAGATGGCAGCTGCCGGCTTCGTCCACCAGCTTCCCGGCGGGCTCGACTGCCCGCTTGGCGAGCGCGGGCGGCAGCTTTCAGGCGGAGAACGCCAGCGCATCGTGTTGGCCCGCGCCCTGCTGCGTGATCCGGCGCTGCTGATCCTAGACGAGGCGACCAGCGCGCTCGACAGCGCTGCCGACGAGGCCGTGGCGCAAGCCATTGCCGGGCTGGCCGGCCAGCGGACCATCGTCATAATCGGCCATCGCGGTGCGCTGACCGATATCGCCGGCCGCGTCGTGACGCTGGAAGCGGGACGAGTCGTGCCCGGCCGGCGCAAGGCCTGA
- a CDS encoding DUF2141 domain-containing protein: protein MTTFGKLAATGAALALAAGGIAVPAMAQYRQPISNNMAKCNSGNGPAVKVTVAGIKSSAGKIRVQSYRATSADWLQSGKWINRIEAPAKAGTMTFCMPFPAAGSYAIAVRHDVNGNGKTDISTDGGAMSNNPSINIFNLGKPSYKKTAFSVDGGVGSITVNMRYM from the coding sequence ATGACGACTTTTGGCAAGCTCGCCGCAACCGGCGCAGCACTGGCTCTGGCAGCAGGCGGGATCGCAGTCCCGGCCATGGCGCAATACCGCCAGCCGATCAGCAACAACATGGCCAAGTGCAACTCCGGCAATGGCCCGGCGGTCAAGGTGACGGTGGCGGGAATCAAGTCCTCTGCAGGCAAGATCCGGGTCCAGTCCTACCGTGCGACTTCGGCTGACTGGTTGCAGTCGGGCAAATGGATCAACCGCATCGAAGCCCCGGCCAAGGCCGGGACGATGACCTTCTGCATGCCGTTCCCGGCTGCGGGCAGCTATGCCATCGCCGTGCGTCACGACGTCAACGGCAATGGCAAGACCGACATCAGCACCGATGGCGGGGCGATGTCGAACAACCCATCGATCAACATCTTCAACCTCGGCAAGCCGAGTTACAAGAAGACTGCCTTTTCGGTCGACGGGGGCGTCGGTTCGATCACCGTCAACATGCGCTACATGTAA
- a CDS encoding diacylglycerol kinase family protein encodes MNDPAPVKLSEMPGLPVTGVLYNPRSHRNRDANIVEPDYPVIRVEQPRRRRELKDAMQRFVDSGVELLVINGGDGTVRDALTGGAMVFGDKWPDIAVLPRGKTNALTVDLGMPKHWSLEQAIIAHRDGGRVQRQPMVLAPMDGQELTRLGFILGAGVFLAAIDSGQDAHKFGAFDGLAVGVTAVWGVMQALFGSDTNPWRRGAKARILLGEEMAELDHAPFGDPTTRAMIFLSSLSTFPAGLKPFGDFPGPLRLAVIDHLRRRIVARMPWVMRGYHSPEMEALGLHRRSTDRIELDLGDRFILDGEVFQPGRYCVTPGPMLNFVIP; translated from the coding sequence ATGAACGATCCCGCTCCCGTCAAGCTGTCCGAAATGCCCGGCTTGCCCGTGACAGGCGTGCTCTACAACCCGCGCAGCCACCGCAACCGCGATGCCAATATAGTCGAGCCCGACTATCCCGTCATCCGGGTCGAGCAGCCACGCCGCCGGCGTGAACTGAAGGACGCGATGCAGCGCTTCGTCGACAGCGGCGTCGAACTGCTGGTGATCAACGGCGGTGACGGCACGGTGCGCGATGCGCTGACCGGCGGGGCCATGGTGTTCGGCGACAAATGGCCCGACATCGCCGTGCTCCCCCGCGGCAAGACCAATGCACTGACGGTCGATCTCGGCATGCCCAAGCACTGGAGCCTGGAGCAGGCGATCATCGCCCATCGCGACGGCGGCCGCGTGCAGCGCCAGCCGATGGTGCTGGCCCCGATGGACGGGCAGGAACTGACCCGGCTCGGCTTCATCCTCGGGGCGGGCGTTTTTCTGGCCGCCATCGACAGCGGGCAGGACGCGCACAAGTTCGGCGCCTTCGACGGGTTGGCGGTCGGGGTCACCGCGGTCTGGGGCGTGATGCAGGCTCTCTTCGGCAGCGACACCAATCCATGGCGGCGCGGGGCAAAGGCGCGGATTCTGCTGGGCGAGGAGATGGCAGAACTCGATCACGCACCGTTCGGCGATCCGACCACAAGGGCGATGATCTTCCTGTCCTCGCTCTCGACTTTCCCCGCCGGATTGAAGCCGTTCGGGGACTTCCCGGGCCCCTTGCGCCTCGCCGTGATCGATCATCTGCGCCGCCGCATCGTAGCGCGGATGCCCTGGGTGATGCGCGGGTACCACTCGCCCGAAATGGAGGCCCTGGGCCTGCATCGGCGCAGCACCGACCGGATCGAGCTCGACCTGGGCGACCGCTTTATCCTCGATGGCGAAGTCTTCCAGCCCGGGCGCTATTGCGTGACGCCCGGGCCGATGCTCAATTTCGTTATACCGTGA